From one Panulirus ornatus isolate Po-2019 chromosome 11, ASM3632096v1, whole genome shotgun sequence genomic stretch:
- the LOC139751159 gene encoding uncharacterized protein, which produces WPPWPASHGGGRHPGWHRRLPRCYQSQVFPIGGGRHASGDGTPGVNLGGDGRFGSSGSGGPVVDGSRFGPGRGTTGPAVPLVDGSRFGPGGLRGPGVAGLRGGRFGGGSGQGTSIAEAQDTATVTKTVTRDLFVTLTDTALNTIAVTLTDFTVRTSIVQKVQVARTPVDDKVSLRTQVVHRPRTLTVTNYRSYFRIETDVPVTTVTITHSSYNIKQSTYTTTVTQAITYTSTKVQTVVHTLRQDSTAYHTLTNTVLLTGHYPY; this is translated from the exons TGGCCGCCATGGCCGGCCTCTCACGGTGGTGGGCGCCACCCAGGCTGGCACAGGCGCCTCCCAAGGTGCTACCAGTCGCAGGTCTTCCCCATCGGAGGGGGTCGGCACGCGAGCGGGGATGGCACCCCGGGTGTGAACCTcggtggtgatggaaggtttGGTTCAAGTGGCTCTGGCGGTCCGGTTGTGGATGGGAGTAGATTCGGTCCAGGTCGAGGAACTACCGGTCCAGCGGTGCCGTTAGTGGACGGCAGCAGATTTGGTCCAGGTGGACTCCGTGGTCCAGGCGTCGCCGGTCTGCGAGGTGGCAGGTTTGGGGGCGGCAGCGGCCAAGGCACCAGCATCGCCGAGGCACAGGACACTGCCACAGTCACGAAAACGGTCACTAGGGACTTGTTCGTGACCTTGACAGACACTGCCTTGAACACCATCGCTGTGACCCTCACTGACTTCACTGTACGAACGTCCATTGTTCAGAAAGTACAG GTTGCCCGAACACCCGTAGACGACAAGGTGTCCCTCCGAACCCAGGTCGTTCATCGGCCCAGGACTCTGACTGTCACCAACTATAGGTCTTACTTCAGGATAGAAACTGACGTACCGGTGACGACTGTGACCATCACCCACAGCTCCTACAACATCAAGCagtccacctacaccaccacagtcactcaAGC AATAACATACACCTCGACTAAAGTGCAGACTGTCGTCCACACCTTGAGGCAGGACAGCACGgcataccacaccctcaccaacaccgtcCTCCTTACCGGCCACTACCCTTACTAA